Within the Methanomassiliicoccales archaeon genome, the region ATCGGTCGTGTGGCCCGGGACCGTTCCGCCCATTACCACTATCTTGCCCTTCTCCGAAGCCTTCTCCGCATCTTTGATCGTTACCGGTACGGTATCGATCGCCTGTTCCCCCAGCGACAGCGAGACCAGTTTGGCGTTTATCCGGGTGGTCATGATGCCGAGCTCGTCCAGCTCTTTCTCGCTGGCTCCGATGTCACGGCCGGTGGTGATGTAATAGCGGGCCACCTTTCCCCCACCGCAGACCAGGAACAAACGGTACTCGGATGACATATCCTTCAATAAGCTGGAAAGGTTGGACAGGTGATCGGCATCCTCCTCATCGGGGATCAGAACAGAGCCGCCCAACGAAACAACGACAGTATCCATGTGGGCACCAACAGCTTTATGTGGGTAATTGTTACTGCTAGAAAAAACCATAGGTTGTCATAGAAATGCAAGTCGATATTCAAGGGGAGCAGCTCTCCGATCGCCAGAAGTATGACTTCAAAAGGGCGTTGGAAGAGATAAGGACCCTCAAGGGAAGGGGCACCGAGCTGATCTCTGTTTACGTTCCGCCGAACAAGCAGATATCCGACGTAGCCGCATACCTGCGAGAGGAGTTCTCACAGTCATCGAACATCAAGTCCCAGGGGACCAGGAAGAACGTCCAGGGAGCCATCCAATCCATTCTGGCGAGGCTCAAGTACTTCAAGGCCCCGCCGGCGAACGGGGTCATCTTCTTCGTCGGCGAGATCGCCGCCAGCGGCGACCAGACCAGGATGGTGCAGTATGTCCTGGAGCCGCCAGAGCCCATTACCACGTTCCTTTACCGATGCGACTCCGACTTCTATCTCGAGCCTCTCTCCGACATGCTTCTGGAGAAGAAGGTCTACGGTTTGATCGTCATCGACCGGAGCGAGGCGACATTGGGGCTGCTGCGAGGCAAGAAGATCACGGTCATCCGTAACTTTGCTTCGCTGGTCCCGTCCAAGCACCGAATGGGAGGTCAGTCGGCGCAAAGGTTCGAGCGTCTGATCGAGATCTCCGCCAACGAGTTCTACAAGAAGGTGGCGGACATCGCCACCGAGTCGTTCTACAACCTGGAAGGCCTCCAAGGCATCCTCATCGGAGGCCCCGGCCCCACGAAGGATTACTTCGCCACCGAAGGCTATCTGCACCACGAGCTGCAGAAGAGGGTGGTCGATACATTCGACATTGGCTATACCGACGAGTACGGGCTCAAGGAACTGGTGGACAAGGCCAAGGACCGCCTGCAGGACATGGACCTGATGCGCGAGAAGCGGCTGATACTCCGGCTTCTCGAGGAGATCCGGAAGAACGAAGGTTCGCTGGCGACGTATGGTGAGGACCAGGTGCGTGCGGCGATCAAGATCGGCGCGGTCGAGGTGCTTCTCCTTTCGGAAGGCATCAGGAAGCGCCGGCTGACGCTCGAGTGCCCGTCCTGCGGCACCACGTCAGAGATCACGGTCTCCGAGGTCCCCAGCATCGTTCCGTGCCCCAAATGCAATGCCAACGCCAACGTGGCCAAGAACGTGGACATTGTGGATGACCTGTTCGAACAGGCGGAGGCGATGGGAACCAAGGTGGAGCTTATCTCCGCCGACTCTGAGGAAGGGGAAATGCTGCTGAAGGCGTTCGGCGGGATCGCCGCCCTGCTGCGTTACTCGACCGGGTGATCTCGATGGATGCGATGGGTCAGTTCAGAGAAGAGGTAACGTGGGCGGTCGATTCGGTCCTCGACGCGATCGGTGCAAAGGTCCAGTTCGAAGTGGAGGTGCCGGACCCGGAGAAGGCCGATCTGGCCATCCCCTGCTTCCCGATGGCCAAGGCCATGCGCAGGAATCCCGTGGATATCGCGAACGAGATCGTATCGAAACTGCCCCCGATGCCCACCATCTCAAAGGCGTGGGCTGACCGGGGATATCTCAACTTCAAGATCAACGAGGAGTTCCTGGCCCTGACAACGGTCAGGGGGATCATCTCGACGAAGACCCATTATGGAATGGGCTCGTCCAAGGATGCCAGGGTCCTGCTCGAGCACACATCGGTCAACCCGACCGGGCCGTTGCACGTGGGACGTGCCCGCAACCCGCTCATCGGTGACACACTGGCCCGCTGCCTGAGGACCTGCGGTTATGATGTGACCACCGAGTATCTGGTGAACGACGTGGGCAAACAGGTGGTCCTTTTGACATGGGGCGTGCACAACGTGCCCGATGCCGAGGTCCCGGAATCCGAAAGGAACAAGGACGACCACCGTCTGGTTGGTTATTACCAGAAGGCCAACCAGAGGATGGAGGCCGAGGCGGACGTGCAGGAGCAGATCTCCGGGATGCTCAGGCGGTTCGAGCTGGGCGATCAGCTGGTCATCAAGCAGGTGCGCGACACCACCGAGAGGATGCTCAACGGGATCCGCTCCTCGCTGTCACTGGTCGGCGTGGAGATCGACAACTATGCCTGGGAATCACAGTTCATCCTGGACGGCAGCGCCAAGGAGGTGGTCGAGCTGCTCAAGAAGACCTCCTTCTGCAGGGAGGAGAACGGTGCCTACTATCTTGACCTGGAGACGTTCGGCATCCACGGCAAGAGCACCAAGTTCTTCTTCACCCGGGCGGACGGGACCACGCTGTACACCACCAGGGACATCGCCTATCACCTGAACAAGTTCACCAGGGCGGACGTGCTCATCAACGTGCTGGGCGAGGACCAGAAGCTGGGCCAGCAGCAGCTGGCGGCGGCGCTCAAGATATTGGGGAGGACCTGCGTTCCGGAATGCGTGTTCTACTCGTTCGTGTCGCTGCCCGAGGGACGCATGTCCACCAGGAAAGGGGTGGTCGTCTATCTGGACGACCTCATAGACGAAGCGGTCGACCGGGCGTACGAGGAAGTGAAGGTAAGACGCCGGGACCTCTCCGAGGAGAAGATGAGGCAGATCGCCAAGGACATCGGGACCGGCGCGATACGCTACAACATCCTGAGGGTGCAGGCGGAGAAGCAACTGGTCTTCAAGTGGGAGGAGGCGCTCAACTTCGAGGGGAACAGCGCCCCGTTCGTTCAGTATGCCCACGCGAGGGCGTGCAGCATCCTGCGCAAGGTGGAGTCCTACGACCGGGAGGCGGACCCGAGAAAGCTCATCGACCCATATGAGAGAAAGCTTATCCGTGTATTATCGTTATACCCCTCGGTTGTCAGGGAGGCAGGGGAGAAAAGGCGAGTCCATCTGCTACCCGCGTATGGACATGAGGTCGCGGCGGCGTTCAATCAGTTCTATGGCGCTGTTCCGGTGCTCAAGTCCGGAGAGCTCCAGGATGCCAGGCTGTGCCTGGTGGAATGCTCGATGTGGGTGCTAAAGAACACGCTCGTCAACCTGGGCCTCGTAGCGCCGGAGGAGATGTAAATGGTGGAGATCAGGGCACTGAAAGAAGAGGACAGAGGGCACGTGAGGGCGCTGGAGTTGTTCTGCGTCAGAGAGTACCTTGAATCAGCTCTTAAGAAGAACTGGGACACCCTCCCGCAGGAGCTCATAGACCAGCTCGGTGCGTCCGCCAAGGGTTCCTTCGACTATTACAAGGACGCCGGCCTGAGCTACGTCGCCATCGAGGACAAGCAGATCGTCGGCTTCGTCTTCGCCCAGATGGTACAGCACGTCTTCAACGTGGAGAAGGTGGTCTGGATCGAGAGCTTGATGGTACATCCCATGCAGAGGCGGAAGGGCATCGGCTACAAGCTCCTGCGGAAGGTCTCCGGGGATGGCAAGAAGAAGGGGGCCAAGGCCGTCCAAAGCGTCATCCTACAGGATAGCCAGAGCGCAATATTGCTGCACAAGAAGGTAGGCTTCTTCATCGATGGCAGGAAGCTTGCGTTCCTGGACCTCGAATCGTTCGAATGATCACCGCTGGAAGGTGAAAACCTCTTTCCCGTATTTCTCTTCAGAGAGCCTCTTGGCAAGTTCCCGTTCGTCGCATGACAGCGCTCCAGGTGCGATCTTTGCACCGAACGCCTTTTCGAACCCGGTGACGAGCGCCACCTTCACCTCACCGATGTCGACCTTACGGCCTAGCTCCTTCGTGACCGAGGTCATCCCATCGACGCTGCGCGGCTTGCCCGGTCTCTGACGGATGACGCGCATCATCAGGTCCAGGTCCGAATCCACTATGACCGTACCGTGCTGGAGCACTACGCCTGCCTTTCTGGTCTGGGCGCTGCCTGAGATCTTCCGGCCTTTCACCACGACGTCGTTGAGCGGTTTATGTTCGGCCTCGATGCCCAGGCTTTGGAGGGCGTTGACCACGCCTCCGCAGATAAG harbors:
- the argS gene encoding arginine--tRNA ligase — encoded protein: MDAMGQFREEVTWAVDSVLDAIGAKVQFEVEVPDPEKADLAIPCFPMAKAMRRNPVDIANEIVSKLPPMPTISKAWADRGYLNFKINEEFLALTTVRGIISTKTHYGMGSSKDARVLLEHTSVNPTGPLHVGRARNPLIGDTLARCLRTCGYDVTTEYLVNDVGKQVVLLTWGVHNVPDAEVPESERNKDDHRLVGYYQKANQRMEAEADVQEQISGMLRRFELGDQLVIKQVRDTTERMLNGIRSSLSLVGVEIDNYAWESQFILDGSAKEVVELLKKTSFCREENGAYYLDLETFGIHGKSTKFFFTRADGTTLYTTRDIAYHLNKFTRADVLINVLGEDQKLGQQQLAAALKILGRTCVPECVFYSFVSLPEGRMSTRKGVVVYLDDLIDEAVDRAYEEVKVRRRDLSEEKMRQIAKDIGTGAIRYNILRVQAEKQLVFKWEEALNFEGNSAPFVQYAHARACSILRKVESYDREADPRKLIDPYERKLIRVLSLYPSVVREAGEKRRVHLLPAYGHEVAAAFNQFYGAVPVLKSGELQDARLCLVECSMWVLKNTLVNLGLVAPEEM
- the prf1 gene encoding peptide chain release factor aRF-1; protein product: MQVDIQGEQLSDRQKYDFKRALEEIRTLKGRGTELISVYVPPNKQISDVAAYLREEFSQSSNIKSQGTRKNVQGAIQSILARLKYFKAPPANGVIFFVGEIAASGDQTRMVQYVLEPPEPITTFLYRCDSDFYLEPLSDMLLEKKVYGLIVIDRSEATLGLLRGKKITVIRNFASLVPSKHRMGGQSAQRFERLIEISANEFYKKVADIATESFYNLEGLQGILIGGPGPTKDYFATEGYLHHELQKRVVDTFDIGYTDEYGLKELVDKAKDRLQDMDLMREKRLILRLLEEIRKNEGSLATYGEDQVRAAIKIGAVEVLLLSEGIRKRRLTLECPSCGTTSEITVSEVPSIVPCPKCNANANVAKNVDIVDDLFEQAEAMGTKVELISADSEEGEMLLKAFGGIAALLRYSTG
- a CDS encoding biotin/lipoate A/B protein ligase family protein, with protein sequence MEWRAVDLGTMSPALTAATDEAILTFRSGGHVGNTLSFYSRDRPTVSLGYFEKAAECIDLDLCRELGIEVVRRLSGGSAIFTDPGQIIYTATVGADLIPENPKESYPLICGGVVNALQSLGIEAEHKPLNDVVVKGRKISGSAQTRKAGVVLQHGTVIVDSDLDLMMRVIRQRPGKPRSVDGMTSVTKELGRKVDIGEVKVALVTGFEKAFGAKIAPGALSCDERELAKRLSEEKYGKEVFTFQR
- the pyrH gene encoding UMP kinase: MDTVVVSLGGSVLIPDEEDADHLSNLSSLLKDMSSEYRLFLVCGGGKVARYYITTGRDIGASEKELDELGIMTTRINAKLVSLSLGEQAIDTVPVTIKDAEKASEKGKIVVMGGTVPGHTTDAVSAMLAERVGAARIVNGTSVDAAFTADPKKVKDAKRLHTITHAELNQLVSHGMHRAGPSHVFDPLGASIAARKNIPIYIINGRNMDEMRAAVQGKKIKGTLVSD
- a CDS encoding GNAT family N-acetyltransferase: MVEIRALKEEDRGHVRALELFCVREYLESALKKNWDTLPQELIDQLGASAKGSFDYYKDAGLSYVAIEDKQIVGFVFAQMVQHVFNVEKVVWIESLMVHPMQRRKGIGYKLLRKVSGDGKKKGAKAVQSVILQDSQSAILLHKKVGFFIDGRKLAFLDLESFE